A genomic window from Fibrobacter sp. UWEL includes:
- a CDS encoding carbohydrate-binding protein yields MKDYKNGVSRFVLGASLIAGLFGLSNAATVNVDLSEEHQVIRGFGGMVHNQWQGGGGLSEADAKLAFGTGDGQIGLNTLRIPVYASSNDFNKEVAAAKAAKAVAGDDFILYATPWTSEFAGGNQHIAASNYQKYVDHLNEFSAYMKNQGVPLYAISISNEPDWCSEWACWSADEIYNFTKNYADQMRKNGTKVISTESFAYAKNMYDKVLNDASALKNWDILGAHFYAMVASTGDNFFQYSLADQKKVERWMTEHYTESQGSGNYWRTVMVTGDQATAAKKDTVRAMDVAYEIHRGLVVGNFSQYTWWYIRRCYGLIMEKDFGNKLSIPTNEIGKVSKRGYVLSQYARFVRPGAVRVGATANPEANLFASAYKSADGDSTIVVLVNRDYKNSKSVTINVPGSTIESFHVYTTSEAKNAKYEGEVEAKNGTVTITMESGATNKDCIVTLVGVGPQVVVPQEPFNDTKTPWAIPGKIQAEDFDIPGSGKDENGNSNASYYDTDSDNQGKSEYRKDTPVDVYDKKFGTVIGYNRAGEWLEYTVDVKKTGDYTMFAYVASSNGTASFQMLMDNKAITDTIVVPKTVTATEGDFDEFGKVQRNVSLTAGKHIMRFQVTGDWMDVDYFTFVEGKDATDPEPGEVTEQPNNPDPGLSIANVNFNVSGVRNYSVFDLNGNLMGEFQAMGTADIQKKTSALVKNAGSYLVKSEGMTARVNVK; encoded by the coding sequence ATGAAAGATTATAAGAACGGCGTAAGCCGCTTTGTTTTGGGCGCAAGCCTGATTGCTGGCCTCTTTGGCCTCTCCAACGCAGCAACTGTTAATGTAGATTTGAGCGAAGAACACCAGGTCATCCGTGGCTTTGGTGGCATGGTTCATAACCAGTGGCAGGGTGGCGGCGGTCTTTCCGAAGCCGATGCGAAGCTTGCCTTTGGTACCGGCGATGGCCAGATCGGCTTGAATACCCTTCGTATTCCGGTGTATGCAAGTTCCAATGACTTTAACAAGGAAGTTGCCGCAGCTAAGGCTGCTAAGGCTGTAGCCGGCGATGACTTTATTCTTTATGCAACTCCCTGGACGTCTGAATTCGCAGGTGGCAACCAGCATATCGCCGCCAGCAACTATCAGAAGTATGTGGACCATCTGAATGAATTCTCCGCATACATGAAGAACCAGGGCGTTCCCCTGTATGCAATTTCTATCAGTAACGAACCGGACTGGTGTTCTGAATGGGCTTGCTGGTCTGCAGACGAAATTTACAACTTCACCAAGAACTATGCCGATCAGATGCGTAAGAACGGCACCAAGGTGATTTCTACCGAGTCTTTTGCATACGCAAAGAATATGTACGACAAGGTTCTGAATGATGCAAGCGCATTGAAGAACTGGGATATTCTTGGTGCTCACTTCTACGCCATGGTGGCATCTACTGGCGATAACTTCTTCCAGTATTCTCTCGCTGACCAGAAGAAGGTGGAACGCTGGATGACCGAACACTATACCGAAAGCCAGGGCAGTGGTAACTACTGGCGTACTGTGATGGTGACCGGTGACCAGGCTACCGCCGCAAAGAAGGATACTGTCCGCGCCATGGACGTGGCTTACGAAATTCACCGCGGCCTTGTTGTGGGCAATTTCAGCCAGTACACCTGGTGGTATATCCGTCGTTGCTACGGCCTGATCATGGAAAAGGATTTCGGCAACAAACTTTCCATTCCTACGAACGAAATCGGCAAGGTTTCTAAGCGTGGCTACGTTCTCTCTCAGTACGCCCGCTTTGTTCGCCCGGGGGCAGTGCGTGTAGGCGCAACTGCTAATCCCGAGGCAAACCTGTTCGCTTCTGCTTACAAGAGTGCCGATGGCGATAGCACTATCGTGGTTCTCGTAAACCGCGATTACAAGAACTCCAAGAGTGTCACGATTAACGTTCCTGGTTCCACCATCGAAAGCTTCCATGTGTATACCACTTCCGAAGCTAAGAACGCCAAGTACGAAGGCGAAGTGGAAGCAAAGAATGGTACCGTGACCATCACCATGGAATCTGGTGCTACCAATAAGGACTGTATCGTGACCTTGGTTGGCGTTGGCCCCCAGGTGGTTGTTCCTCAGGAACCCTTTAACGACACTAAGACTCCGTGGGCAATTCCTGGTAAGATCCAGGCCGAAGACTTCGACATTCCGGGCTCCGGCAAGGACGAAAACGGCAACAGCAATGCTTCTTACTACGATACTGATTCTGATAACCAGGGTAAGAGCGAATACCGCAAGGATACTCCCGTCGATGTTTATGACAAGAAGTTTGGCACCGTGATTGGTTACAACCGCGCTGGCGAATGGCTGGAATACACCGTGGACGTCAAGAAGACTGGTGACTATACCATGTTTGCCTACGTGGCTTCCAGCAATGGTACAGCAAGCTTCCAGATGCTTATGGATAACAAGGCCATTACGGATACTATCGTGGTTCCCAAGACGGTAACTGCAACCGAAGGCGATTTCGATGAATTCGGCAAGGTCCAGAGAAATGTTTCCCTCACCGCCGGCAAGCACATTATGCGCTTCCAGGTCACTGGCGACTGGATGGACGTGGATTACTTTACCTTCGTCGAAGGTAAGGACGCTACCGATCCTGAACCGGGTGAAGTAACGGAACAGCCGAACAACCCGGATCCGGGCCTGAGCATTGCAAATGTGAACTTCAACGTGTCTGGCGTTCGTAACTACAGCGTGTTTGACCTGAACGGTAACTTGATGGGTGAATTCCAGGCCATGGGCACTGCAGACATCCAGAAGAAGACTTCCGCTCTTGTTAAGAATGCTGGCTCCTACCTGGTGAAGTCCGAAGGTATGACTGCTCGCGTGAACGTGAAGTAA